One stretch of Gammaproteobacteria bacterium DNA includes these proteins:
- a CDS encoding DNA adenine methylase encodes MPFLSPLRYPGSKRRLMMYVEQVLEVNHFRPHLYVEPFVGGGSVALHLLQNRKVDKIILVDLDPWVASFWKTVFWDSKWLIEQIERAPVTLEAWRVAKKSTPTTTREQAWICLFLNRTSFSGILRPEVGPLGGRSQASPYKIDCRFPRRTLIERVRRIAALREYVYAVWNVSWEEGLQMIRAEQRKGKLPNDKVFFYLDPPFFEKAEKLYRHYFSEADHLALRDALLQLQDKWLLSYDSAEQVEVLYGKALALGKNGTKRSDVEWLYSLSLRERKLGKEVILSNLEVLPEFNGRQ; translated from the coding sequence CAGGTATTGGAAGTCAATCATTTTCGCCCTCATCTTTATGTTGAACCATTTGTGGGAGGGGGAAGTGTAGCCTTGCATTTACTCCAGAATCGAAAGGTTGATAAGATCATTTTGGTAGACCTTGACCCGTGGGTTGCTAGCTTCTGGAAAACAGTTTTTTGGGACAGCAAATGGTTGATTGAGCAAATTGAGCGCGCTCCAGTAACTTTGGAGGCTTGGCGTGTGGCTAAGAAAAGCACTCCTACTACGACCCGAGAGCAGGCGTGGATTTGCCTGTTTCTCAACCGTACCAGTTTTTCCGGTATTTTGCGACCTGAAGTAGGCCCTTTGGGCGGGAGGTCACAGGCTTCACCTTACAAGATTGATTGTCGCTTTCCGCGCCGAACTTTGATTGAGCGTGTTCGGCGAATTGCAGCACTTCGTGAATATGTCTATGCAGTGTGGAATGTATCCTGGGAAGAAGGGTTGCAAATGATACGGGCAGAACAACGGAAAGGTAAACTCCCGAACGATAAGGTATTTTTCTATTTGGATCCGCCTTTTTTTGAGAAGGCAGAGAAATTGTATCGTCATTATTTTTCGGAGGCTGATCATTTGGCATTGCGAGATGCTCTCTTGCAGCTGCAAGATAAATGGCTGCTTAGTTACGATTCTGCCGAACAAGTTGAAGTTCTCTATGGCAAGGCCCTTGCCTTAGGCAAAAATGGGACTAAGCGGTCGGATGTTGAATGGCTTTATAGCCTTTCACTACGGGAAAGAAAACTTGGTAAAGAAGTAATCCTTTCTAATTTGGAAGTTTTGCCTGAGTTCAATGGGCGTCAGTGA